TCCAACTGGCTACAAGCCTTTAGAGGCAGCGCCTGGGAATGGAATGACGAACGTCAACAATACTATCTACATCAGTTTGCTGTCAAGCAACCCGATCTCAACTATCGCAATCCCGCAGTCGTAGCCCAAATGAAACGAGTCCTCACCTTTTGGCTGAATCGCGGCGTTGCTGGTTTTCGCATTGATGCCGTGCCCTGGTGCTTTGAGGTGGTGCCTGATGCCGAAGGTCGTTATCCTGATGAGCCATTAAGCGGCTATACGGATGATCCCGATGATTCGTCCTACTTGAAGCACATCTACACTCAGGATCAGCCCGAAACTGTGGATATGGTTTATCAGTGGCGAACTCTGCTCGATGATTACAAACGCATACACGGCGGCGATACTCGCGTCCTCATGGTGGAGACTTATTCAAGTTTGGACTACGTGATGCAGTTCTATGGCAATCGCACCACAAAAGGAGCTCAGATACCGTtcaactttcaatttattgtcGGTGGTAATGGCGACAAGAATAATACGCTGCTGAATGCCACTGGCTTTGTGAAGATCATCAATAGCTGGTTGTCGCAGATGCCAGCCGGGCAGACAGCCAACTGGGTGGTAAGTCAACAAGTGTAGCAAAGTTTTTCAATCCCATTACCAAAGGTTGCTGTTGGTATTCAGCTATAACACCCTTCTATGCTATAATTTAGTACCAACAGGCAGAGGGAACATAAAGTAGATATTGTATATTCATTGTGCTATGCCGAGACTAAACTTTGGCAATTTTCATAATTCTTATAGATGGGCAACCACGATCAACGTCGCGTGGGCAGTCGATATGGAGAGCATCGCATAGATACGATGAACATGCTGCAAATGTTTTTGCCTGGCGTGAGCGTTACTTACCAGGGTGAAGAGTTGGGTATGACCGACTTGGATATCAGTTGGGCAGATACACGCGATCCGGCTGCCTGCAACTCCAATGAGAGTATCTACGAGCAGTTCACAAGAGATCCGGCACGAACTCCCTTCCAGTGGAGCAGCGAAGCGAATGCTGGCTTCTccaccaacagcagcacttGGTTGCCCATCAATCCCAACTATGTGACTGTCAATGTGGAGACAGAGACCGCAGCTGACAGCAGTCACCTCAAGTTGTACAAGCAGCTGGTGACACTGCGACAAACAAGGACACTGCAATACGGCAGCACGAGGTATGCGGCAGTAAATGACAATGTGGTGGCCATCAAGAGATCGCTGAGTGGCGAGACAAGCTATGTGCTGGTGGCTAATGTTCTCGATACGAGTGTCAGTGCTGTGGATGTTGCCACTGTGTTGTATGCCACTGGCAGCTATAGGATCACGTTGGCTAATCCTGAGGCAAACGCAGCGGTTGGGTAAGTTTTTGTGTTGGCCAATAAATTGCTAAATTTATGACTAACTGACTCTATCTTATTACTCTTTGCAGGAGCAACGTAACATTAAGTAGCCTTGCCTTGGAACCATATGCGACTCTGATTCTGGAATCTGTTTAGATGGCCTTCAAAATTATGTATACGTTTTTGTCATAAGTtatcaacaatatatatataatatatgtgtatgttatGTACTGTTATGGTACATGAAAGTCATTGGCAAACGACATtggaaaacttttcaatttgagGTCGCAGGCCCGGCaacttattataaattattaggGAACTTTGTCTGCCTCGAGTATGGCCACAAAAAGAAATTCCATTAGACGTGATTGATAAGACACACAAATCACGCATACACAGCGTTGCAACGGACCACAAAACACCTCCGACTCGACGTCTCCGAACTTGCCCTACAAACAACGACGCGACGTTGATTTTGACGTTGACTCTAACTGCCACCTACCTTGCCTTCTAACTCCTGACTCCtaactccaactccgactctgactctggcttTGACTACAACTCTGACTCTGATAACATCCCTTCAACCACATTATGCTAGTAGCTAGCTGGGCGCGGTGGGAGCAGACACGACCAGAATGGCAAACGTCAAGCACACCAGAAAGCCAGCAAGTTAGCTAGCAAGGCAACAACGACTGGGGTTAGCTTTTTAATTTACTCAtaaaaaatgaagtgaaattaTTATGAGTTTTCACCTCCGGGCGATTCTCATGATGTGCCAGAAATTTATGTGCAGTTTGCTCTACCAGAAAAAAATACCATTCAAAACATGCTCCGCCAACTGTAACATAGAATTGTACGAGTACTCGTTATGAGTAGCTACAAATTATGCAGCTTTTGTGGCATCAAATAAATGGTAGAAATGTGTGTATGAAAAGTCGTTAACAAATAAATCTAACATGAGAgtcaaaaatggaaattggcttacattaaataataagttaataaataaattatgttcactttaattcttttaaaatacccatgaattcaaaatgtattcgAGTGCATGAAAACAAAGAGTTAACATTATGTGGCAGAAGTTCACTTAAAATGGAAGTACATTGCCCGTGTATACTTATGCTTAGTCTATAATTTTCACTTCACATGGTATTATAACTTCAGTCgcttaaaacacaaaatagtCATCCATTGACTTCGTTCTTCATTACTTTGCAAAGGttactttattaaattgatttgtatcaaagtatttattattcgtACCTCTCAACTATAGTCTATTTTCAtgttcttttaattaaagtagGCGTTGCCCATCTAAATTTAGCAAGCTATAAAAACCTTACATGTATATCGTTAGTTTTTGGCTTAGTTTGAATCGAGTAACATCTACTcctcaaaattatttttagtcttGGTGCAGTC
This is a stretch of genomic DNA from Drosophila albomicans strain 15112-1751.03 chromosome 3, ASM965048v2, whole genome shotgun sequence. It encodes these proteins:
- the LOC117569609 gene encoding maltase A3, encoding MSRFNKLLVVLLVAALQSCLLEAAAVDLERATSSSDTTKDWWQVAQFYQIYPRSFKDSDGDGIGDLQGIISKLDHLKDIGVTATWLSPIFASPMADFGYDISDFFDIQPEYGTLDDFDQLIAAANERGLKIILDFVPNHSSDENIWFKKSVKREKGYEDYYVWHDGYLNASTGVREPPSNWLQAFRGSAWEWNDERQQYYLHQFAVKQPDLNYRNPAVVAQMKRVLTFWLNRGVAGFRIDAVPWCFEVVPDAEGRYPDEPLSGYTDDPDDSSYLKHIYTQDQPETVDMVYQWRTLLDDYKRIHGGDTRVLMVETYSSLDYVMQFYGNRTTKGAQIPFNFQFIVGGNGDKNNTLLNATGFVKIINSWLSQMPAGQTANWVMGNHDQRRVGSRYGEHRIDTMNMLQMFLPGVSVTYQGEELGMTDLDISWADTRDPAACNSNESIYEQFTRDPARTPFQWSSEANAGFSTNSSTWLPINPNYVTVNVETETAADSSHLKLYKQLVTLRQTRTLQYGSTRYAAVNDNVVAIKRSLSGETSYVLVANVLDTSVSAVDVATVLYATGSYRITLANPEANAAVGSNVTLSSLALEPYATLILESV